The proteins below are encoded in one region of Leptotrichia sp. oral taxon 218:
- a CDS encoding ATP-dependent helicase has product MSILDKLNEEQRKAAEKVDGPVLILAGAGSGKTRTVTYRMAHMIKERGISPLNILALTFTNKAAKEMKERAEELIGAEAQNLVVSTFHAFSVRLLKMYAERVGYDRNFNIYDVDDQKSIITKIKKEMNLGDNDSTKPGALANRISKLKEEGIGVEELDQYFDLKISANRIFSQIYQSYNETLKKNNAMDFSDLLVNARKLLDDRYVLERVQERYKYIMVDEYQDTNNLQYEIINLIAEKYKNICVVGDEDQSIYAFRGANINNILNFERDYKNAFTVKLERNYRSTKKILDTANELIKNNKSSKGKNLWTDSGEGEKIKVYNATDNFDEANHIVREIVKKVQDGASYKDMTILYRTNAQSRILEEKLLNANVPYKIYGGMQFFQRKEIKDILAYLSLLNNKNDNHNFARIINVPKRAIGEKTIQKISEFASKNNISMFDALQYVDKISLRSTVKPTLVSFYKMMKNIHSNLENLSIKEIFDQILAKTRYIDSLEDNKEDRIKNIEELLNSIIEIERQNPEITLEEYLDMISLTSSSDGIEEDENYVKLMTIHSSKGLEFDYVFLVGMEEGLFPSISFDSPEDEIEEERRLCYVAITRAKKELFISYASTRKIWGRDDNFRKPSRFLHEMKQDNLEYVGGRFGTLKRSAVAKSIPKVENFNPFSKGGFGRKIEPRKVEKTENSKYKAGQTVTHKKFGLGKIKKVDTKSMTVEFKVGEKKIALILADKILEN; this is encoded by the coding sequence TTGAGTATTTTAGATAAATTAAATGAAGAACAGAGAAAAGCGGCAGAAAAAGTTGATGGGCCTGTGCTAATTTTAGCTGGAGCTGGAAGTGGGAAAACTAGAACAGTCACTTACAGAATGGCACACATGATAAAAGAAAGGGGAATTTCTCCGCTTAATATACTTGCTCTAACTTTTACAAACAAAGCTGCAAAAGAGATGAAAGAAAGAGCAGAAGAACTTATTGGAGCTGAGGCACAAAATTTAGTTGTTTCAACATTTCACGCTTTTTCTGTAAGACTTTTAAAAATGTATGCTGAAAGGGTTGGATACGACAGAAATTTTAATATTTATGATGTTGATGATCAAAAATCTATTATTACTAAAATAAAAAAAGAAATGAATTTAGGAGACAATGATAGTACAAAACCAGGAGCTTTGGCAAATAGAATTAGTAAATTAAAAGAGGAAGGAATTGGAGTCGAAGAACTTGATCAGTATTTTGACTTGAAAATTTCTGCGAATAGAATTTTTTCGCAAATTTATCAGAGCTATAACGAAACTTTGAAAAAAAATAATGCGATGGATTTTTCAGATTTGCTTGTGAATGCGAGAAAATTGCTGGATGACAGATATGTTCTTGAAAGGGTGCAGGAAAGATATAAATATATTATGGTTGATGAATATCAAGATACAAATAACCTTCAATATGAAATAATTAATTTGATTGCGGAAAAATATAAAAATATTTGTGTTGTGGGAGATGAAGATCAAAGTATTTATGCATTTCGTGGAGCAAACATTAATAATATATTAAATTTTGAGAGAGATTATAAAAATGCGTTTACTGTAAAATTGGAGAGAAATTATCGGTCAACTAAAAAAATACTTGATACAGCAAATGAGCTTATTAAAAATAATAAAAGTTCGAAAGGAAAAAATCTTTGGACAGATTCTGGCGAAGGGGAAAAAATTAAAGTTTATAATGCTACGGATAATTTTGATGAAGCAAATCATATTGTAAGAGAAATTGTAAAAAAAGTCCAAGATGGAGCTTCTTATAAAGATATGACAATACTTTACCGTACAAATGCACAATCTCGAATATTAGAAGAAAAGTTGCTTAATGCAAATGTACCATATAAAATTTATGGCGGAATGCAGTTTTTTCAAAGAAAAGAAATAAAAGATATTTTAGCATATTTAAGTTTGTTAAATAATAAAAATGATAATCATAATTTTGCTAGAATTATTAATGTTCCAAAAAGAGCAATTGGAGAAAAGACAATTCAGAAAATTTCAGAGTTTGCAAGTAAAAATAATATATCAATGTTTGATGCGCTTCAATATGTGGATAAAATTTCGCTTCGTTCAACTGTAAAACCAACTTTAGTAAGTTTTTATAAAATGATGAAAAATATTCATTCTAACCTTGAAAATTTATCAATAAAAGAAATATTTGATCAAATTTTGGCAAAAACGAGATATATAGATAGTCTTGAAGATAACAAAGAAGATAGAATAAAAAATATTGAAGAACTTTTGAACAGTATAATTGAAATTGAAAGACAAAATCCAGAGATTACATTGGAAGAATATCTTGATATGATTTCACTGACTTCATCATCGGACGGCATTGAAGAAGATGAAAATTATGTAAAACTTATGACAATTCATAGCTCAAAAGGACTAGAATTTGATTATGTATTCTTAGTGGGAATGGAAGAAGGATTATTTCCTTCAATTTCATTTGATTCACCAGAAGACGAGATTGAAGAAGAGAGAAGACTTTGCTATGTGGCAATTACTCGTGCGAAAAAAGAATTGTTTATTTCATATGCTTCGACAAGAAAAATTTGGGGAAGAGATGATAATTTTAGAAAGCCATCAAGATTTTTGCATGAAATGAAGCAAGATAATTTGGAATATGTCGGTGGAAGATTTGGAACTTTGAAAAGATCTGCCGTAGCTAAAAGCATTCCAAAAGTTGAAAATTTTAATCCATTTTCAAAAGGCGGATTTGGAAGAAAAATTGAACCAAGAAAAGTTGAAAAAACTGAAAATTCAAAATACAAAGCGGGACAAACTGTGACTCACAAAAAATTTGGTTTGGGAAAAATAAAAAAAGTTGACACAAAAAGTATGACTGTGGAATTTAAAGTTGGAGAGAAAAAAATTGCATTGATACTTGCTGATAAAATTTTAGAAAATTAA
- a CDS encoding dihydroorotate dehydrogenase electron transfer subunit, whose product MQNNCEKNKKTEFLENVEILENKAVGGDNFLMRVKSENVKNKKNIPVAGQFYMLKLKNEIMILRRPISLHSVNSQTGEIEFLYKVLGKGTKELTSYAKGDVINIQGPLGNGFEIIEETSKIVIVGGGIGLAPLKQLLKELLKNKTESDENNKKIVFIAGGRDKKTLEMLENFDFSDKRIELKICSDDGSLGEKTNVIELLKKEILIGEKIDIIYSCGPEKVLDLISEISNENNIVSQVSMEERMACGVGACVGCSIPSEEGMKKVCKNGPVFYSKIFDKKSGNVKNGGELNGK is encoded by the coding sequence ATGCAAAATAATTGTGAGAAAAATAAAAAGACGGAATTTTTAGAAAATGTGGAAATTTTGGAAAATAAAGCTGTCGGCGGAGATAATTTTTTGATGAGAGTGAAATCTGAAAATGTCAAAAATAAAAAAAATATTCCAGTTGCGGGACAGTTTTATATGTTAAAGTTAAAAAATGAAATCATGATTTTAAGACGACCAATAAGTTTGCACAGCGTAAATTCTCAAACTGGAGAAATAGAGTTTTTGTACAAAGTTTTGGGAAAGGGTACAAAAGAGTTGACAAGTTATGCAAAAGGAGATGTCATAAATATTCAAGGTCCGCTTGGAAATGGTTTTGAAATAATAGAAGAAACATCAAAAATAGTAATTGTTGGTGGAGGAATTGGACTTGCTCCGTTAAAACAGTTATTAAAAGAATTATTGAAAAATAAAACTGAAAGTGATGAGAATAATAAAAAAATTGTTTTTATCGCTGGAGGTAGAGATAAAAAAACTTTAGAAATGCTTGAAAATTTTGATTTTTCAGATAAAAGAATTGAGCTTAAAATTTGTAGCGATGATGGAAGTCTAGGAGAAAAAACGAATGTTATTGAATTATTAAAAAAAGAAATTTTAATTGGCGAAAAAATTGATATAATTTATTCATGTGGACCAGAAAAAGTTTTGGACTTGATTAGTGAAATTTCAAATGAAAATAATATAGTTTCACAAGTTTCAATGGAAGAGAGAATGGCTTGTGGAGTCGGAGCTTGTGTGGGATGTTCTATTCCAAGCGAAGAAGGAATGAAAAAAGTTTGTAAAAATGGACCTGTTTTTTACAGCAAAATTTTTGATAAAAAATCTGGAAATGTAAAAAATGGAGGTGAATTAAATGGAAAATAA
- the thrB gene encoding homoserine kinase → MGLKFKVRVPGTSANIGVGYDCLGVALDYFLEMEVEESDKIEFFENGKPFPIPIEENLIFEAIKYTEKHLVKNIPSYKVNITRNDIPISRGLGSSSSAIVAGILIANKFAGDVLDVDKIAELAVEMEGHPDNVVPAIFGGMVLTAHDKDKLVYSSLLSSDDLCFYVMIPDFKLSTEKARSVLPNSYLVSDAINNMSKLGLLVNAFSKGEYQNLRFLLGDKIHQPYRFALINDSEKIFELSKKYGALGEYISGAGPTLISLNYDNDEFLENMRKELEKLPDKWTIEKKKINLYGAEVF, encoded by the coding sequence ATGGGTTTAAAATTTAAAGTTAGAGTACCTGGAACTTCTGCAAATATTGGTGTTGGTTACGATTGCCTGGGAGTTGCACTAGATTATTTCTTAGAAATGGAAGTTGAAGAGAGCGATAAAATTGAGTTTTTTGAAAATGGAAAACCTTTTCCAATACCGATTGAAGAAAATTTAATTTTTGAAGCGATAAAATATACTGAAAAACATTTGGTAAAAAATATTCCAAGTTACAAAGTGAATATTACAAGAAACGACATTCCTATTTCTCGTGGGCTTGGAAGTAGCTCATCAGCAATTGTTGCGGGAATTTTAATTGCAAATAAATTTGCGGGAGATGTTTTGGATGTAGATAAAATTGCAGAATTAGCTGTGGAGATGGAAGGACATCCAGATAATGTTGTTCCTGCAATATTTGGTGGAATGGTCTTAACTGCTCACGACAAGGATAAATTGGTGTATAGTTCGCTTCTTAGTTCAGATGACTTATGTTTTTATGTTATGATACCAGATTTTAAATTGTCAACTGAAAAAGCTAGAAGTGTGCTTCCAAATTCTTATTTAGTTTCGGACGCAATTAACAATATGTCAAAACTTGGGTTATTGGTGAATGCTTTTAGCAAAGGAGAATATCAAAATTTAAGATTTTTATTGGGAGATAAAATTCATCAGCCTTATAGATTTGCGCTTATAAACGATTCTGAAAAAATATTTGAATTATCCAAAAAATATGGAGCATTGGGAGAGTACATAAGTGGTGCGGGACCAACTTTAATCTCGCTTAATTATGACAACGATGAATTTTTGGAAAATATGAGAAAAGAACTTGAAAAATTGCCAGATAAATGGACTATTGAAAAGAAAAAAATAAATTTATATGGAGCTGAAGTTTTTTAA
- a CDS encoding dihydroorotate dehydrogenase, which produces MENKTSKLSTNFLGVKLNNPIFTGSGCFAFGTEYMDYFDPNELGAVVIKGLTLEKRDGNSGSRIAETPAGMLNSVGLENPGIDYFEKNTLKEIKEHLNVPIVANINGSTVEQYVELTKRLDKLEEIKILELNISCPNVKDGGMAFGANPEMARLVTREVRKVANKPLMVKLSPNVTNIVEIAKIVESEGADAISMINTLLGMAIDTNTGKAILGNTYGGMSGPAVKPIALRMIHQVSQAVSIPILGMGGISCAKDAIEFFLAGASAVSIGTAFFGNPLVALEVKKGLLEYCEKKNLSNISEIIGFSHPDDGISYRKRLEIE; this is translated from the coding sequence ATGGAAAATAAAACAAGTAAACTTTCAACAAATTTTTTGGGAGTAAAATTAAATAATCCAATTTTTACAGGAAGTGGATGCTTTGCTTTTGGAACAGAATATATGGATTATTTCGACCCAAATGAATTGGGAGCAGTTGTCATAAAAGGCTTGACTTTGGAAAAAAGAGATGGAAATTCAGGTTCAAGAATTGCAGAAACTCCAGCGGGAATGCTAAATAGCGTAGGTCTTGAAAATCCTGGAATTGACTATTTTGAGAAAAATACGCTAAAAGAAATAAAAGAACATTTAAATGTGCCAATAGTTGCAAATATCAATGGAAGTACAGTTGAGCAATATGTGGAACTTACAAAAAGACTTGATAAACTTGAAGAAATAAAAATTTTGGAATTGAATATTTCATGTCCAAATGTAAAAGACGGCGGAATGGCTTTTGGAGCAAATCCTGAGATGGCAAGACTTGTTACAAGAGAAGTGAGAAAAGTTGCAAATAAGCCGTTAATGGTAAAATTGTCACCAAATGTGACAAATATTGTGGAAATTGCAAAAATTGTAGAAAGTGAAGGAGCAGACGCAATTTCGATGATAAATACTTTGCTTGGAATGGCAATTGACACAAATACTGGAAAAGCAATTTTGGGAAACACTTATGGCGGAATGTCGGGTCCTGCGGTTAAGCCAATTGCATTAAGAATGATACATCAAGTTTCACAAGCGGTGTCAATTCCAATTTTAGGAATGGGTGGAATAAGCTGTGCAAAAGATGCGATTGAGTTCTTTTTGGCGGGAGCATCGGCAGTTTCAATAGGAACGGCTTTTTTTGGAAATCCTTTAGTAGCTCTTGAAGTAAAAAAAGGACTTTTGGAATATTGTGAAAAGAAAAATTTATCGAATATTTCAGAAATTATTGGATTTTCTCATCCTGACGATGGAATTTCTTATAGAAAAAGACTGGAAATTGAATAA
- a CDS encoding thymidine kinase, which produces MENPKIGTLEVITGSMFSGKSEELIRRLRRAQFAKQKIIAFKHSVDKRYGENGIFSHRKESVFAYPVKNIEEMEKIMDENIDAEIIGIDEVQFFGNEIVKFCKKYVNFGKRVIVAGLDLSFRAEPYEPVPELMAIADEVEKLHAICTVCGKPAYASQRLLDGKPAYYEDPLVMVGTSENYEARCKRHFIINHRNEKKAKVYFFVGTEINVGKKFVEEMYIKNLAKNKNIKSETIILSGNILNCEKNALKNLRKKVEEKISKNDFLFVRITGGILLPIEKNYTILDFMCELRKDSEVIIVSKNKKGVLNQILVMADLIKKSDLNLREIVYKKTSNNNEIEENQIIEKISKLIGIKYRII; this is translated from the coding sequence ATGGAAAATCCTAAAATAGGAACTCTTGAAGTAATAACTGGAAGCATGTTTTCTGGGAAAAGTGAAGAGCTTATAAGACGGCTTAGAAGGGCACAATTTGCAAAACAAAAAATTATTGCGTTCAAACATTCAGTTGACAAAAGATACGGAGAAAATGGAATATTTTCTCATAGAAAGGAAAGCGTTTTTGCATATCCAGTAAAAAATATTGAAGAAATGGAAAAAATTATGGATGAAAATATTGATGCCGAAATTATTGGAATTGACGAAGTTCAGTTTTTTGGCAATGAAATTGTGAAATTTTGTAAGAAATATGTCAATTTTGGGAAAAGAGTGATTGTGGCGGGGCTTGATTTAAGTTTTAGAGCAGAGCCGTATGAACCTGTACCAGAACTTATGGCAATTGCTGATGAAGTTGAAAAGTTACATGCGATTTGCACTGTTTGCGGAAAGCCTGCTTATGCGAGTCAAAGACTTTTGGATGGGAAACCTGCGTATTATGAAGATCCGCTTGTGATGGTTGGAACAAGTGAAAACTACGAAGCTAGATGTAAAAGGCATTTTATTATAAATCACAGAAATGAAAAAAAAGCTAAAGTTTATTTTTTTGTTGGAACTGAAATTAATGTTGGGAAAAAGTTTGTTGAAGAAATGTATATAAAAAATTTGGCAAAAAATAAAAATATTAAAAGTGAAACGATAATTCTGAGTGGAAATATTTTAAATTGTGAAAAAAATGCGTTAAAAAATTTGCGAAAAAAAGTTGAAGAAAAAATTTCAAAAAATGATTTTTTGTTTGTGAGAATTACAGGTGGGATTTTGCTTCCAATTGAAAAAAATTATACAATTTTGGATTTTATGTGTGAGTTGCGAAAAGATTCTGAAGTTATAATTGTTTCAAAAAATAAAAAGGGAGTTTTGAATCAAATTTTGGTCATGGCTGATTTGATAAAAAAATCGGATTTAAATTTAAGAGAAATTGTTTATAAAAAGACTAGCAATAATAATGAAATTGAAGAAAATCAAATAATTGAAAAAATTTCTAAATTAATAGGAATTAAATATAGAATAATTTAA
- the serA gene encoding phosphoglycerate dehydrogenase, with protein MFKILVGEYIDDEAISHLKEAKDIKVDVKIGIKREEILDIIQDYDALIVRSVIKVDKELLDRAKNLKIVGRAGNGVDNINIPEATAHGVIVANTPDSNTVSACEIAIGLMIASARNIVSANNFIKSGKWEREIFVGNELFEKTLGIIGLGRIGSLMAKRMKAFGMNLIAYDPYISDEVFKRNGCKKANTLDELLEKSDVITIHTPKTSETLNMINSENISKLKDGVRLVNAARGGLFNEEAVAEGLKSGKIASFGYDVHSVEPRSECVLYEFENAITTPHIGATTYEAQRNVGTQVVKQVLNGLRGEIVETAVNLPSIGREEYLIVKPYINLAEKLGKIYFQIEKNPISNIVINYYGEIAQQETALVDATAIKGILEPVLKEEVNYINSRPLAEKRGINISINKKDEKYKNYASAIEFVVSNEEGHKVHVVGTIGINGEERIVNIKKHDVDMAISDNMIYLGNDDVPGVIGAVGATLGKAGVNIATMNVGRRDNSAIMLLTVDSEVEGNALKNLRKLSQIKWAHYLDLKL; from the coding sequence ATGTTCAAAATACTAGTTGGAGAATATATTGATGATGAAGCAATTTCACATTTAAAAGAGGCAAAAGATATAAAAGTGGATGTAAAAATTGGAATTAAAAGAGAAGAAATCTTAGATATTATACAAGATTATGACGCTTTAATTGTGAGAAGTGTTATTAAAGTTGACAAAGAATTGCTTGATAGAGCTAAAAATTTAAAAATAGTAGGTCGTGCTGGGAATGGAGTTGATAATATCAATATTCCCGAAGCTACTGCACACGGAGTAATTGTTGCAAATACGCCTGACAGCAACACAGTTTCGGCTTGTGAAATTGCAATTGGACTTATGATAGCGTCAGCAAGAAATATAGTTTCAGCAAATAATTTTATAAAAAGCGGAAAATGGGAAAGAGAAATTTTTGTTGGAAATGAATTATTTGAAAAAACATTGGGAATTATTGGACTGGGAAGAATTGGAAGTCTTATGGCAAAGAGAATGAAAGCGTTTGGAATGAATTTGATCGCATATGATCCGTATATTTCTGATGAAGTTTTCAAAAGAAATGGCTGCAAAAAAGCAAATACACTTGATGAGCTTCTAGAAAAATCAGATGTTATCACAATTCACACGCCAAAAACAAGTGAAACATTAAATATGATAAATTCTGAAAATATTTCTAAATTAAAAGATGGAGTACGGCTTGTAAATGCTGCTCGTGGTGGATTATTTAACGAAGAAGCGGTTGCAGAAGGTCTAAAAAGTGGAAAAATAGCAAGTTTCGGTTACGATGTTCACTCAGTTGAGCCAAGAAGTGAATGTGTACTTTATGAATTTGAAAATGCGATTACAACGCCGCATATTGGAGCGACAACTTATGAAGCGCAAAGAAATGTTGGAACTCAAGTTGTAAAACAAGTATTAAACGGACTTCGTGGAGAAATCGTGGAAACAGCGGTAAATTTGCCGTCAATTGGAAGAGAAGAATATTTAATCGTAAAACCTTATATAAACTTGGCTGAAAAATTAGGAAAAATTTATTTTCAAATTGAGAAAAATCCAATTTCAAATATCGTAATTAATTATTATGGTGAAATAGCACAGCAAGAGACAGCATTAGTTGATGCAACTGCAATAAAAGGAATTTTAGAACCTGTGTTAAAAGAAGAAGTGAATTACATAAATTCAAGACCGCTTGCTGAAAAAAGAGGAATTAATATTTCAATAAATAAAAAAGATGAAAAGTACAAAAATTATGCATCAGCAATTGAATTTGTTGTAAGTAACGAAGAAGGACACAAAGTTCATGTTGTCGGAACAATTGGAATAAATGGCGAAGAGAGAATAGTAAACATTAAAAAACACGATGTCGATATGGCGATTTCAGATAATATGATTTATCTTGGAAATGACGATGTCCCAGGAGTAATTGGAGCCGTTGGAGCAACATTAGGAAAAGCTGGTGTAAATATTGCAACAATGAATGTTGGAAGAAGAGATAACAGTGCTATAATGTTACTTACTGTGGATAGTGAAGTAGAAGGAAATGCGCTTAAAAATTTGAGAAAATTAAGTCAAATTAAATGGGCTCATTATTTAGATTTAAAATTATAA
- the pyrI gene encoding aspartate carbamoyltransferase regulatory subunit — protein MSKGKELLIGAIKNGIVIDHIPSKKVFLIVEILKLKNYSQRITVATNMPSSSLVKKGIIKIEDKILQENELNNISLIAPDATINIIEDYEVVEKTKLERLDEVEELVKCDNPKCISNHENIKTKFVRLKEENKYKCFYCEKIISEDEIHLKTK, from the coding sequence ATGAGTAAAGGAAAAGAATTATTAATTGGAGCTATAAAAAACGGAATTGTAATTGATCATATTCCGTCAAAAAAAGTTTTTTTAATTGTGGAAATTTTAAAGTTAAAAAATTATTCGCAAAGAATTACAGTTGCTACAAATATGCCAAGTAGTTCACTTGTGAAAAAAGGGATTATAAAAATTGAAGATAAAATTTTGCAGGAAAATGAGCTTAATAATATTTCACTTATTGCGCCAGATGCAACGATAAATATTATTGAAGATTATGAAGTTGTAGAAAAAACAAAATTAGAAAGACTGGATGAAGTTGAAGAGCTTGTAAAATGTGACAATCCAAAATGTATTTCAAATCATGAAAATATTAAGACAAAATTTGTGAGATTAAAAGAAGAAAATAAATATAAATGTTTTTATTGCGAAAAAATTATTTCAGAAGATGAAATTCATCTAAAAACTAAATAG
- the pyrF gene encoding orotidine-5'-phosphate decarboxylase gives MNKINEKAKEKIFVALDFDNLEDAKKLVEQLGDNISMYKVGLESYLSTDGKLVDYLHEKGKKVFLDLKFHDITNTVKMACKNAIQKNVFMFNIHCSNGRKTMREVSNLVKETGSESLLIGVTVLTNLSGDDILEMFKSSLNVEEMVLNLATIAKNSGMHGIVCSPLESAKIKEKLGQDFVTVCPGVRPAFTLNAQGKSDDDQNRIMTPFDAIKNNVDFLVVGRPITKAKDPVESAKLILEEISQAL, from the coding sequence TTGAATAAAATAAATGAAAAAGCTAAAGAAAAAATATTTGTAGCGTTGGATTTTGATAATTTAGAAGACGCAAAAAAATTGGTGGAACAACTTGGAGATAATATTTCAATGTACAAAGTTGGACTTGAGAGTTATTTGAGCACAGATGGGAAATTGGTTGATTATTTGCACGAAAAAGGGAAAAAAGTATTTTTAGATTTAAAATTTCACGACATTACAAATACAGTAAAAATGGCATGTAAAAATGCTATTCAAAAAAATGTTTTCATGTTTAACATTCATTGCTCAAATGGAAGAAAAACTATGAGAGAAGTTTCAAATTTAGTAAAAGAAACTGGTTCAGAAAGTCTTTTAATCGGAGTTACAGTTTTGACAAATTTATCTGGCGACGACATTTTGGAAATGTTCAAAAGTAGTTTAAATGTTGAAGAAATGGTTCTAAATTTGGCGACAATTGCCAAAAATAGCGGAATGCATGGAATTGTTTGCTCACCTTTGGAATCAGCTAAAATTAAAGAAAAATTAGGTCAAGACTTTGTAACTGTTTGTCCTGGAGTAAGACCGGCGTTTACATTAAATGCACAAGGAAAAAGTGACGATGATCAAAATAGAATAATGACTCCGTTTGATGCAATTAAAAATAATGTAGATTTTTTAGTTGTTGGAAGACCAATTACAAAAGCTAAAGATCCTGTGGAAAGCGCTAAATTGATTTTGGAAGAAATTTCTCAGGCTTTATAA
- a CDS encoding endonuclease/exonuclease/phosphatase family protein, translating to MFELIKVIDVKNNIIKKLIFVIIILSLFCCSKKKISDFNSQSGVSRSENTVLIASFNALRLGEKQKDYSAFAKILSNFDLIGLEEVMNEKGVKKVRAHLEKLTQENWDYIISDHSVGSENYREFYAFIYRKNKFFEAKPVGFYAEKDENEFMREPFGAYFKSGNFDFVYIIAHSVFGDKEKQRLIEASNYANVYEYFSKLTDEDDIIIAGDFNMSADSLAFKNLSEKYDVSYILDPKGNPTTLSDTKLVSSYDNFFINQKKQKNLLEIMEFIILYQIIIMLK from the coding sequence TTGTTTGAATTGATTAAAGTGATTGATGTAAAAAATAATATAATAAAAAAACTAATTTTTGTAATTATTATTTTAAGTTTATTTTGCTGTTCCAAAAAGAAAATTTCAGATTTTAATTCTCAAAGCGGAGTTTCTCGCAGTGAAAATACGGTTTTAATAGCTTCGTTTAATGCGTTAAGACTTGGAGAAAAGCAAAAAGATTATAGTGCGTTTGCAAAAATTTTGTCAAATTTTGATTTGATTGGACTGGAAGAAGTGATGAATGAAAAAGGTGTAAAAAAAGTGAGAGCGCATTTGGAAAAATTGACGCAAGAAAATTGGGATTATATAATTTCAGATCATTCCGTGGGAAGTGAGAATTATCGGGAATTTTACGCTTTTATTTACAGAAAAAATAAATTTTTTGAAGCAAAGCCAGTCGGATTTTATGCGGAAAAAGATGAAAATGAGTTTATGCGGGAACCTTTTGGTGCATATTTTAAAAGTGGAAACTTTGATTTTGTCTACATCATAGCGCATTCAGTTTTTGGTGACAAAGAAAAACAAAGACTTATCGAAGCTTCAAATTATGCGAATGTCTACGAATATTTTTCAAAACTCACAGATGAAGATGATATAATTATTGCTGGAGATTTCAATATGTCTGCGGATAGCTTAGCTTTTAAAAATTTGTCTGAAAAATACGATGTTTCGTATATTTTAGACCCAAAGGGAAACCCAACAACATTATCGGACACAAAACTTGTAAGTTCATATGACAATTTTTTTATTAATCAAAAAAAACAAAAGAATTTACTGGAAATTATGGAGTTTATAATTTTATATCAAATAATAATTATGCTGAAATAA
- the pyrB gene encoding aspartate carbamoyltransferase, whose product MKKDIISMNDMTKEEIMEILKLAKRIENTSEEEKLKILSGKIVSTLFFEPSTRTKMSFESAAYRLGANVLQLPPAEYSSLKKGESFSDTIKMVESYSDVIVVRHPFDGAARLASVTSKKPVINAGDGSNQHPSQTLLDLYTILEEKGTLENLSIAFVGDLKYGRTVHSLMRALTHFNPTVYFVAPQILQMPDYLLEDLRKNNIKYEILSDFRDCLDKIDVFYMTRIQKERFLDVDEYEKLKGIYIINKKNILGKCKDDMIILHPLPRVDEISIDLDSTKHALYFKQAKNGIPIRQAMMLKVLEKEKMV is encoded by the coding sequence ATGAAAAAAGATATTATTTCAATGAATGATATGACAAAAGAAGAGATAATGGAAATTTTAAAATTGGCAAAGAGAATTGAAAATACTTCAGAAGAAGAAAAATTAAAAATTTTAAGTGGCAAAATTGTTTCCACTCTTTTTTTTGAACCGAGCACACGGACAAAGATGTCTTTTGAGTCGGCAGCTTATAGATTGGGAGCAAATGTTTTGCAGTTGCCACCAGCAGAATATTCTTCACTAAAAAAAGGAGAATCATTTTCGGATACAATAAAAATGGTGGAAAGCTATTCCGATGTAATTGTTGTAAGACACCCATTTGACGGAGCGGCAAGACTTGCTTCAGTCACTTCAAAAAAACCTGTCATAAATGCAGGAGATGGATCAAACCAGCATCCAAGTCAAACTTTGCTAGATTTATACACAATTTTAGAAGAAAAAGGGACGCTTGAAAATTTGTCAATTGCGTTTGTTGGAGATTTAAAATATGGAAGAACAGTTCATTCGCTTATGAGAGCACTAACTCACTTTAATCCAACGGTTTATTTTGTGGCACCGCAGATTTTACAGATGCCAGATTATTTGCTGGAAGATTTGCGTAAAAATAACATAAAATATGAAATTTTATCTGATTTCAGAGATTGTCTTGATAAAATTGATGTCTTTTATATGACTCGAATTCAAAAAGAGAGATTTCTCGATGTTGATGAATATGAAAAATTAAAAGGAATTTACATAATAAACAAAAAAAATATTTTAGGAAAATGTAAAGATGACATGATTATTTTACATCCGCTTCCAAGAGTTGACGAAATTTCAATAGATTTAGATTCGACAAAACATGCACTATATTTTAAACAGGCTAAAAATGGGATTCCTATTAGGCAAGCTATGATGTTAAAAGTTTTAGAAAAAGAAAAAATGGTATAA